AGCCCACTCTGGATCACCGCCACCCCCCTTGCCAGTGACGGCGAACTGCACCTCGGGCATCTCGCCGGACCGTATGTCGCCGCCGACGTCCTCAGCCGCTCCCTGCGCGCCGCCGGACGGCCCGTGCTGTTCACCTCGGGCACGGCCGACCACGCCGAGTCCGTCGAACTGCGCGCGGTGCGCGGCGGACGCAAGCCGGCCGAGGTGGCGGAGGGCTACCGGGCGGCGATCACCGCCGACTTGCTGCGCGCCGGCGTGGAGTTCGACCGCGTCGTCCACCCGGGACGCGACCGCGGCTACCGGCACTGGCTCCAGGAACTCTTCCTCGCCCTGTACGCGCAGGACGTCATCGTGCCCCGCACCCGGCTGGCGCACTACTGCGAGTCCTGCCGGCTCTGGCTGCACGGGGCGTACGTCACCGGCGCCTGCGGCCACTGCGGGGCCCGCGGCGAGGGCGGCCCCTGCCAGGAGTGCGCCCGGCCCACCGAGGGCGAACTGACCGACCCCGCCTGCGCGTTGTGCGGGGCTCCGGCGCGGCCGCGCCGCTGCCGGCGTCTGTACCTGCCCCTGGAGCCGATGCGGGAACTGCTCGCGGACCACTGGCGCACGGCGGGGCTGCCGCCGCGGCTCGCCGTGCTGTGCGAGAGCCTGCTGGAGGACGGACTGCCCGACGTGCCCGTGAGCCACCCGGGCGACTGGGGTGTGCCGGTGCCCCTCGACGGCTTCGCCGGGCACCGCGTGGACGCCTGCTTCGAGGCCGCCGCGATGCACCTGTTCGGGTACGGCCACGACCAGCGGCCGCTGCCCGAACGCGCCGTGCACTTCTGCGGCTTCGGGCACGCCTTCTGCCATGTGGCGCTGCTGCCCGCGATCCTGGTCGCCCTCGGACTGAAGCTGCCCCAGGAGTTCCACGTCAACGAGACGTTCCACCCCGGTGCCGGAGAACGGCGCGAGGAGAG
This Streptomyces misionensis DNA region includes the following protein-coding sequences:
- a CDS encoding class I tRNA ligase family protein; this translates as MSSPLWITATPLASDGELHLGHLAGPYVAADVLSRSLRAAGRPVLFTSGTADHAESVELRAVRGGRKPAEVAEGYRAAITADLLRAGVEFDRVVHPGRDRGYRHWLQELFLALYAQDVIVPRTRLAHYCESCRLWLHGAYVTGACGHCGARGEGGPCQECARPTEGELTDPACALCGAPARPRRCRRLYLPLEPMRELLADHWRTAGLPPRLAVLCESLLEDGLPDVPVSHPGDWGVPVPLDGFAGHRVDACFEAAAMHLFGYGHDQRPLPERAVHFCGFGHAFCHVALLPAILVALGLKLPQEFHVNETFHPGAGERREESGASALWALDLLTEFGSDTLRRHVLTAGPPAPGPGTGREELGRTREFLDGTWNSWLSRLFASVREDSAGRVPDAEPGGEGWETLRHRLHRAADDVREAYGPEAFDPRRAVAVLDEVVRCTADFGYVNQFERHRPSGVERHLPALAAQLAVASALASWAWPVMPEGATRLSQALRMPAGGPVIPDTLAPLPPGTRLAPPSGPVFGF